The following DNA comes from Neofelis nebulosa isolate mNeoNeb1 chromosome 3, mNeoNeb1.pri, whole genome shotgun sequence.
ttttttctcccagatcAGTGCTACATCCATTCAGACCCCTAAATTAAAAACCTCAAATTCATTTTTGACCCTTTTACTATGCATTTCTAATCAAACATAAagtcttattaattttattcaatcaatattttttcctctacttCCCTTGTCTAGAAAAACATCCTGACTCAGTGGGATTACTAAATGTCCAATCCAATCATTACCTCCAAATGGTCCATCATCTGGAAACCACCCAATATGGAAATACCCAGATCACTTGTCTACCTAAAAATCCTGTGTCTCACACAGCCTTCAAGTAATCAAGGctcaggggaagggagagggattTGTAAACCCTGGAGCAAGCTTCTGCCTACTGGAGACCGCTGCTATGTAGAGACCCTGGGTGAAGCCACCATCACCATGTCTGACCAGGAAGCAAAACCTTCAGCTGAGGACTTGGGggatgagaaggaaggagaatacATTAAACTCCAAGTCATTGGACAGGAGAACAGTGAGATCCACTTCAAAGTGAAAATGACAACGCATCTCAAGAGGCTCAAAGAAGCATACTGTCAAACACAGGGAGTGCCAGTAAATTCAGTCAGATTTCTCTTTGCAGGTCAGGGAATTGCTGGGAATCACACTCCAAAAGAACTGGGAATGAAGGAAGATGTGATTGAAGTTCATCAGGAACAAACAGGGGGACATTCAATgatttagatattcttttttttttctttactctcaatccttttttatttttaaaaatgttttttttataatgtaGGTGTTCAACACAGACTGGAAAACGGGCACCCCATCTCTTTAAAACATCTGATGATTTGAATTCTCGTGTCCATGATTCATTTCCACTTGTTTTCGTTGGGCTGATTTTTGGTGATCAAACTTCAGCCCCCTTCATATTGcactctcctttttaaaaattacatgcgAGCACAGAAAGGCCACCTTTTCCGGGTCTGTGTATTTTCAGGCTTGCAATAAATAAGATCGAAAAATGAGGGTGTTCATAATAACTTTCCAATAGACCCTGAAGTTCCCACATCTGATTGCTTCACTCCTGGACTATGATTGTGGGTGATGGAAGTTTTTCAGAAAACTGAACTGTGAAAAAATGACCTTTCCTTAACTTGAAGCTCCTTTTAAAATGTGAGGGTCTGaaccaaaagaagagaaacatcaggggcacctgggtgactcagttggttaagctttagactttggctcagggcatgatctcacagttcatgaattcaagcccccacatcaggctctctgttctcagcccagagcctacttcaaatttctgtcgccctctctctacccttctcctgcccatgctctctctctctctctctctctctctctctcaaaaataaataaacattaaaaaaaagagagaagaaaaatatcagactGGAGTCAAGACATCTGTCAAGAGACAGTGAAAGTGAAGACTAACTCCAAAGATGGCCTCactgaagaaaaagcattttaagataaaagaaagaTCTTGTCAGAAGATCCCAGAAAAGTCCTAATTTTCATTAGCAGTTAATAAATTTACTCATGCAGAAGTGTATTCAACAGAACCCTgctcttctttaattttatttgtactttttgcCCGGGGATATGGGTTTCCAATGGACATTGTCTGTACCAccttcattaaaataaacaaacgatttgtaaaagccataaaaacaaacaaaaacaaagaccaaacacaaaaccaaaaatcaaggCTTATTCCCTGCAACTTCTTTTACCTCATCTCTCCAAGACATATTGAACTGAAGGGCAGACCCAGCTCTGGTGGGGCCCGAAGCAACTACAACGTGGTGAAGGAaccctttttaaggaaaaaaaaaaaaaaatgatccaaaaggaaatatttatttcacatgaaaaaagaaatcacaacaaatGCTGAAACCTGGACATGCAGGTCTCCATCCTGGACCTCTTAGTAGGCAAATAAGCAGAAATGTTGACACAGAAATGGCTCTAGATCTCAACCTGGCCATCCTTTCCACCTAAAGCCTCCACAACCTGCAGCAACTCCTAGAACTCATCAGGGACTGTTCAGGTAAGAGAACCCGATGATGCAACTTGACTGGCTTTCCAGTGAACTCCACTCTCCTTGAACTTTAAGTTCCAGCAAGCTAAACAGTGTTTCAAACACACCCCATCCCCTGTGCTGCCTTTTTTGCCTTTGCTCGTGCATGAAATGCACTTGTCTGTTCCATGCTCTGGACAGCCTTCATCCCTCCATCTTGcctaaatcattttaatttattgttcAACATCTAGCTCAGGTGTTACCTGATTCTTCTAAACTGGGTGACTCCTCTTCTCAGGGTTCTTTTAATTCCAAGTGGAgctctttccaaatatttgcaaGGCCCAGGGCAAAAATTCAACCGGAAGCCCTCTTGTTCCCTatccaaatatttgaaagttacaaACCCAGCTGACAAACtattaaataagatatattctttcctcctgccctgagAAATATATCTTCTGGATGGCTGAGTTCAAGGTTAGAATGCTTGAACTCCTGGCAGGTCAAGGCCAGAAAAGGACACACTGGGAGAGctggccccagccccaccaccaCATTGACCTCTCTGCATAACCAGCTCCCTCCCCAAACGTCCTTCCACGCTGCAATAGcttccacatacacacacacacacacacacacgtggactGCCAGCCCCATCCAAGCTCCATCTTTTACCCTGCAAACAGCTACCCCAGGACTGTCCCTCAGGCCAAGGTGTGTGCATACATACCTGCGGCACAGCCCAGAAAATGGACTTAGGACAAAGGACAGTGCAGAGAATTCCAAGCCCAGTGCATGATCCAGACAGGGAGACAAACTCTGGGTTGATTGCATTCACTTGGCTCTCCAAACTCTCCCACCTATGGGAAGGGCCAGAGCCAAAGCAGAGACCAGAGTGAGGCTTTCTAGAGCACACACAGGCCAGGGCTGGAGCCCCTCTTGCCTGAGACTCAGGGAGATACTGTTTAAGTGAATGATAGATACATCTCCCCGTTAGACTGTGAGCTCTTTATGAGCAACGACTGCTTCTTAATCCATTGTTGCCAACAAACTATCAAtgtctgaaaataaaatgatagaataaatggataaaaaaaggaaGCACACCATACATCTGGGCCTGGAAAGCCTATAAAATCATGATTCTTGGGATGTTTTTGTTCCACATAACGAT
Coding sequences within:
- the LOC131506152 gene encoding small ubiquitin-related modifier 1-like, with the translated sequence MSDQEAKPSAEDLGDEKEGEYIKLQVIGQENSEIHFKVKMTTHLKRLKEAYCQTQGVPVNSVRFLFAGQGIAGNHTPKELGMKEDVIEVHQEQTGGHSMI